Proteins from a genomic interval of Peptococcaceae bacterium:
- a CDS encoding RidA family protein — protein MSKIEKKALDMGLVIPEAPKPVAAYVPGIKSGNLIFTSGQLPVVAGELKYKGKVGAGVTEEDGYEAAKICALNCLGVVKSITGNLDLIEQVVKVTGFVNSAPGFNGQPKVINGASELLRSLLGEAGLHARSAVGVNELPLDAACEVEMIIRVRS, from the coding sequence ATGTCAAAGATAGAAAAAAAAGCCCTGGATATGGGCCTTGTTATTCCGGAGGCACCAAAGCCGGTAGCTGCCTATGTGCCCGGGATCAAAAGCGGCAATTTAATTTTTACGTCGGGACAGTTGCCGGTCGTTGCGGGAGAACTGAAGTACAAAGGGAAGGTCGGCGCCGGCGTGACGGAGGAAGACGGATACGAAGCGGCAAAAATATGTGCTTTGAATTGCCTGGGTGTCGTCAAAAGCATCACCGGCAACCTAGACTTAATTGAGCAGGTGGTGAAAGTGACGGGTTTTGTTAACAGCGCTCCCGGTTTTAACGGGCAGCCCAAGGTTATTAACGGCGCCTCGGAATTACTTCGGTCCTTACTGGGAGAGGCAGGCCTGCATGCCCGTAGCGCTGTTGGTGTAAACGAGCTGCCGTTAGATGC